In bacterium 336/3, the following proteins share a genomic window:
- a CDS encoding acetyl-CoA acetyltransferase (Catalyzes the synthesis of acetoacetyl coenzyme A from two molecules of acetyl coenzyme A. It can also act as a thiolase, catalyzing the reverse reaction and generating two-carbon units from the four-carbon product of fatty acid oxidation) yields the protein MKEVYVISAVRTPIGSFGGVLSPFSAVQLGGFAIKGALEKAGLDPKEVQEIYMGNVISANLGQAPATQAAILGGLGHDIPSTTVNKVCASGAKAIMLAAQSIMLGLNDVVVAGGMESMTNIPFYVPKARFGYKYGNAEFLDGLVRDGLEDVYAKKAMGVFADATAKKYDISRQQQDEFTVRSYELAAESTKSGAFKNEIVGVSVPQGKGEPILLTEDEEYKKVFFDKIPTLKPAFTPDGTVTAANASKINDGASALVLMSKEKAEALGLKPIAKIISFADAQQEPEWFTTAPTKAAPLAVKNAGLTFNDIDLFEVNEAFSVVTLAFDKVLDIPLDKTNVLGGAVALGHPLGASGARIVTTLINALHQKDKKRGMIAICNGGGGASALILEKM from the coding sequence ATGAAAGAAGTATATGTAATTTCGGCAGTCAGAACGCCTATAGGTAGTTTTGGAGGTGTGTTATCTCCTTTTTCAGCAGTTCAATTAGGTGGTTTTGCCATTAAAGGAGCTTTAGAAAAAGCTGGCTTAGACCCTAAAGAAGTACAAGAAATTTACATGGGTAACGTGATTTCTGCCAATTTAGGACAAGCACCTGCCACTCAAGCAGCGATATTAGGAGGTTTAGGGCATGATATTCCCTCTACAACTGTAAATAAAGTCTGTGCATCAGGAGCAAAAGCAATTATGCTTGCTGCTCAAAGTATTATGTTAGGCTTAAATGATGTAGTAGTTGCTGGTGGTATGGAAAGTATGACAAACATTCCTTTTTATGTACCTAAAGCTCGTTTTGGTTATAAATATGGTAATGCCGAATTTTTAGATGGCTTGGTGAGAGATGGCTTGGAAGATGTTTATGCAAAAAAAGCAATGGGTGTTTTCGCTGATGCTACTGCTAAGAAATATGATATTTCTCGTCAGCAACAAGATGAATTTACAGTACGTTCTTATGAACTTGCTGCTGAAAGCACTAAAAGTGGAGCTTTCAAAAATGAGATTGTAGGTGTTTCTGTACCTCAAGGAAAAGGTGAGCCTATTTTACTGACTGAAGACGAAGAATACAAAAAAGTATTTTTTGATAAAATCCCTACTTTGAAGCCTGCTTTCACTCCTGATGGAACAGTAACAGCAGCCAACGCTTCTAAAATCAATGATGGAGCTTCTGCTCTTGTATTAATGAGTAAAGAAAAAGCTGAAGCTTTAGGCTTAAAACCTATTGCTAAGATTATCAGTTTTGCAGACGCTCAACAAGAACCTGAATGGTTTACAACTGCTCCTACCAAAGCTGCTCCTCTGGCAGTGAAAAATGCAGGTCTTACTTTCAATGATATTGACTTATTTGAAGTAAATGAAGCTTTCTCTGTTGTTACACTTGCTTTTGATAAAGTATTGGATATTCCTTTGGATAAAACCAATGTATTGGGTGGTGCTGTGGCTTTAGGACATCCTCTAGGTGCTTCTGGTGCAAGAATTGTTACTACACTTATCAATGCTTTACACCAAAAAGATAAAAAACGTGGTATGATAGCTATCTGTAATGGTGGTGGTGGTGCTTCTGCCCTTATTTTGGAAAAAATGTAA
- a CDS encoding acetyltransferase, whose amino-acid sequence MAEIRTITQNDIQELKNVIHSTELFPSELLDEMVQSFLDGQNTQEVWITKEIDNKPVAVAFYAPEKVTDRTYNVYLIAIHKDFQGRGIGSELMTYIEETLQRQGGRILIVETSSLPNFEQTRKFYDKLQYQREAIIRDFYQEGEHKIVFWKKLNSH is encoded by the coding sequence ATGGCAGAAATTCGTACAATTACCCAAAATGATATTCAAGAGTTAAAAAATGTTATCCATTCAACTGAATTATTTCCATCTGAACTATTAGATGAAATGGTACAAAGTTTTCTTGATGGGCAAAATACACAAGAAGTTTGGATAACTAAAGAGATTGATAATAAACCAGTTGCTGTCGCTTTTTATGCCCCTGAAAAAGTAACTGATAGAACATACAATGTCTATTTAATTGCTATTCATAAAGATTTTCAGGGTCGTGGTATTGGTTCAGAACTGATGACATACATCGAAGAAACATTACAAAGACAAGGAGGACGAATATTAATCGTAGAAACATCCAGTCTTCCAAACTTTGAACAGACTCGTAAATTTTATGATAAACTACAATATCAAAGAGAAGCTATTATTAGAGATTTTTATCAAGAAGGTGAGCATAAAATTGTTTTCTGGAAAAAACTAAATTCTCATTAA
- a CDS encoding 16S rRNA (guanine(527)-N(7))-methyltransferase RsmG, protein MQIIEKYFPTLTDKQKERFAALQSLYAEWNSKINVISRKDIDELYTHHVLHSLGITKVINFQPMTMVLDVGTGGGFPGIPLAIMFEEVEFHLIDSIGKKISVVKAVAEELGLKNVKAEQLRAEQAPNSMYDFVLSRGVTRSLPFYEWVKNKFSKNEYNTLSNGILHLKGGDLDEELKELKQKHKVYNLKKFFEEEFFETKKVVYIPRF, encoded by the coding sequence ATGCAAATTATAGAAAAATATTTTCCTACACTTACAGACAAACAAAAAGAACGTTTTGCAGCTCTGCAAAGCCTTTATGCTGAATGGAATAGTAAAATTAATGTCATTTCTCGAAAAGATATAGACGAATTATATACACATCACGTTTTACATTCGTTGGGTATAACCAAAGTAATTAACTTTCAGCCTATGACCATGGTTTTGGATGTGGGAACAGGAGGGGGCTTCCCTGGCATTCCTCTTGCCATTATGTTTGAAGAAGTAGAATTTCATTTGATAGACTCCATTGGTAAGAAAATCAGTGTGGTAAAAGCCGTAGCCGAAGAATTAGGGCTTAAAAATGTAAAAGCAGAGCAACTCAGAGCTGAACAAGCTCCCAATTCGATGTACGATTTTGTGTTGAGTAGAGGTGTTACTCGTTCACTACCTTTTTATGAGTGGGTTAAAAACAAATTTAGCAAAAATGAGTACAATACACTTTCGAATGGTATTTTACACCTCAAGGGAGGCGATTTGGATGAGGAGCTTAAGGAACTCAAGCAGAAACATAAAGTGTATAATTTAAAGAAATTCTTTGAAGAAGAGTTTTTTGAAACTAAAAAAGTGGTGTATATTCCTCGTTTCTAA
- a CDS encoding ABC transporter ATP-binding protein has product MITIENLSKVYGKHQILKNIQMSLEKGKVYGIVGENGAGKTTLFKCIAGLEDFEGSIHSLLEPIKNYIGYLQTESYFFSKMTGKEYIHLLCHARNIQNTDFENKNIFDLPLNEYVTSYSTGMKKKLALTAILMQENQIFILDEPFNGVDIQSNLMIVEIIKKLKILGKTVLISSHIFSTLYEICDEIHLLREGTFIKKALPDEFKALEEEMRDFTVGNLLERLDLK; this is encoded by the coding sequence ATGATAACTATTGAAAACTTATCAAAAGTCTATGGCAAGCATCAAATTCTAAAAAATATACAGATGTCTTTAGAAAAAGGCAAAGTATATGGAATTGTAGGCGAAAACGGAGCAGGAAAAACAACTCTTTTTAAGTGTATAGCTGGTTTGGAAGATTTTGAAGGCAGTATTCATAGCCTTTTAGAGCCTATCAAAAATTATATTGGCTACTTGCAAACAGAATCATATTTCTTTTCTAAAATGACAGGTAAGGAGTATATTCATTTGTTGTGCCATGCTCGAAATATCCAAAATACAGATTTTGAAAATAAAAATATATTTGATTTGCCTTTGAATGAGTATGTTACTTCGTATTCGACAGGCATGAAAAAGAAACTAGCTCTTACAGCTATTTTAATGCAAGAAAATCAAATATTTATTTTAGATGAGCCTTTCAATGGAGTTGATATTCAGAGTAATCTGATGATAGTTGAAATTATTAAAAAACTTAAAATACTTGGAAAAACAGTTTTGATTTCGTCTCATATTTTTTCAACACTTTATGAAATATGTGATGAGATTCATTTACTTAGAGAAGGAACATTTATAAAAAAAGCTCTACCAGATGAGTTTAAGGCTTTGGAAGAAGAAATGCGGGATTTTACAGTTGGGAATTTATTAGAAAGGCTGGATTTGAAGTAA
- a CDS encoding gliding motility protein GldC — MRQEKITLDIVLDDQNVCEKIEWDATQKPEPGTEQAKAISLAIWDGWGKGTLKIDLWTKQMEVLEMKRFCIETISGLADMIRIATGDEVMAMDMENICKRMQDRLEEEVKQAK, encoded by the coding sequence ATGCGACAAGAAAAAATTACTCTTGACATTGTATTAGACGACCAAAATGTTTGTGAAAAAATAGAATGGGATGCAACACAAAAGCCAGAACCGGGAACAGAGCAAGCTAAAGCTATTTCACTAGCAATTTGGGATGGGTGGGGAAAAGGCACATTAAAAATTGATTTATGGACAAAACAAATGGAAGTGCTTGAAATGAAGCGTTTTTGTATCGAAACCATTTCGGGACTTGCCGACATGATTCGTATTGCCACAGGTGATGAAGTCATGGCTATGGATATGGAAAATATCTGTAAACGTATGCAAGACAGGCTCGAAGAAGAAGTAAAACAAGCAAAATAA
- a CDS encoding general stress protein yields MNWIPLENQEQLEDIKKKSKALIFKHSTRCSISATALDRLQRQWNDTDMQQVDAYYLDLIKYRDISNKIAEVFGVEHQSPQALLLAEGNCIYHDSHYGIDYQEIKNLSV; encoded by the coding sequence ATGAATTGGATACCTTTAGAAAACCAAGAACAATTGGAAGACATTAAAAAAAAGTCTAAAGCACTTATTTTTAAGCATAGTACACGTTGCTCTATCAGTGCCACAGCATTAGATCGTTTACAACGCCAATGGAATGATACAGATATGCAACAAGTAGACGCTTATTATTTGGATTTGATAAAATACAGAGATATTTCCAATAAGATTGCTGAGGTATTTGGGGTGGAGCATCAATCACCACAAGCATTGCTTTTAGCAGAGGGGAATTGTATTTATCATGACTCGCATTATGGAATTGATTACCAAGAAATTAAAAATTTAAGTGTGTAA
- a CDS encoding ABC transporter ATP-binding protein: protein MQQANSNDILLEIKDLSVTFTTSKGTVQAVKNVSFTLYKGETLGIVGESGSGKSVTTLAILRLIQEGVGKITSGEIIFHSPKIGKVNILELSEAQMRKDIRGNDIAMIFQEPMTSLNPVYTCGEQVTETILLHQPVTKEEAKKRAIELFEKVKLPDPERIFRAYPHEISGGQKQRVMIAMALSCQPALLIADEPTTALDVTVQDEVLKLIQELRDELGMAIIFITHDLGVIAEISDKIMVMYRGSAVEKNDTWELFYQPLHPYTKGLLACRPRANMKMKILPVVADFMEVSPNGEIIEKHKYGSIGEALMMTLESDEDITDRKIELTLQTKPLLEVYNLKKYFPTKTKGWFKKEVVEYKKAVDDVTFNVYPGETLGLVGESGCGKTTLGRMLLNLITPTSGEVIFGGQNIYQLKAQEIRALRKDMQIIFQDPYSSLNPRLTVGEAIMEPMKVFGIGNNDKERKDRVIDLLETVNLKASHFTHYPHEFSGGQRQRIAIARALALEPKFVVCDESVSALDVSVQAQVLNLLNELKEKYHFTYIFISHDLSVIRFMADRILVMNKGKIEEIGYAEDIYNSPQQEYTKKLISAIPESDLEEIRKIQNKRKMARGIKNVQF, encoded by the coding sequence ATGCAGCAAGCTAATTCTAATGATATACTCTTAGAAATAAAAGATTTAAGTGTTACTTTTACTACAAGTAAAGGGACTGTACAAGCTGTAAAGAATGTCAGTTTTACTTTGTATAAAGGTGAAACACTTGGAATAGTTGGGGAATCAGGTTCAGGAAAATCTGTAACTACACTAGCAATCTTAAGACTTATCCAAGAAGGTGTAGGAAAAATTACAAGTGGTGAAATTATCTTTCATTCTCCTAAAATTGGAAAAGTAAATATTTTGGAACTTTCAGAGGCTCAAATGCGAAAAGACATTAGAGGAAATGACATAGCCATGATTTTCCAAGAACCCATGACCTCGCTTAATCCTGTATATACTTGTGGTGAGCAAGTAACAGAAACCATTCTTTTACATCAGCCTGTAACGAAAGAAGAAGCTAAAAAAAGAGCTATTGAGCTTTTTGAAAAAGTAAAACTACCTGATCCTGAACGCATTTTTAGAGCCTATCCACACGAAATTTCAGGTGGGCAGAAACAAAGAGTAATGATTGCCATGGCTCTTTCATGTCAGCCAGCTTTACTCATTGCAGATGAGCCAACTACAGCCCTTGATGTAACTGTTCAGGACGAAGTGTTAAAACTGATTCAAGAGCTTCGAGATGAGCTTGGAATGGCTATTATCTTTATTACTCACGATTTGGGAGTTATTGCTGAAATCTCTGATAAAATCATGGTAATGTATAGAGGCTCAGCAGTAGAGAAAAATGATACTTGGGAGCTTTTTTATCAACCTTTGCATCCTTATACAAAAGGTTTATTGGCTTGCAGACCAAGAGCCAATATGAAAATGAAAATTTTGCCTGTAGTTGCTGATTTTATGGAAGTAAGCCCTAATGGTGAAATTATTGAAAAACATAAATACGGTTCTATTGGTGAAGCCTTGATGATGACTCTTGAAAGTGATGAAGATATTACAGATCGAAAAATAGAGTTGACTCTGCAAACAAAACCTTTGTTAGAAGTTTATAATCTCAAGAAATATTTTCCTACTAAAACAAAAGGATGGTTTAAAAAAGAAGTTGTAGAGTATAAAAAAGCAGTAGATGATGTAACTTTCAATGTGTATCCAGGTGAAACACTTGGGCTTGTAGGAGAATCGGGTTGTGGTAAAACAACACTTGGTAGAATGTTATTAAACCTCATTACTCCAACATCTGGTGAGGTAATTTTTGGTGGACAAAATATTTATCAGCTAAAAGCTCAGGAAATTAGGGCTTTACGTAAAGATATGCAAATCATTTTTCAAGATCCATATTCATCATTAAATCCACGACTCACTGTAGGAGAGGCAATTATGGAGCCTATGAAGGTGTTTGGTATTGGAAATAATGATAAAGAAAGAAAAGATAGAGTAATTGATTTGTTGGAAACAGTGAACCTAAAAGCATCACATTTTACTCATTATCCACACGAGTTTTCAGGTGGGCAACGCCAACGTATTGCTATTGCAAGAGCCTTGGCTTTGGAGCCTAAATTTGTGGTTTGTGATGAATCTGTTTCAGCTCTAGATGTTTCTGTACAAGCTCAGGTGCTTAATTTGCTCAATGAACTTAAAGAGAAATACCATTTTACCTATATCTTTATTTCACACGATTTGTCTGTTATACGTTTTATGGCAGATAGAATTTTGGTGATGAATAAAGGCAAAATCGAGGAAATAGGTTATGCTGAAGATATTTATAATAGTCCACAGCAAGAATACACAAAAAAGCTTATTAGTGCTATCCCTGAATCAGATTTGGAAGAAATCAGGAAGATTCAGAACAAACGAAAAATGGCAAGAGGTATCAAAAATGTGCAATTTTAA
- a CDS encoding GNAT family acetyltransferase, which produces MIQVHKINDAEETKYAIGIREQVFVIEQKVPKEDEYDSHEQESHHFLAYYENMPCGTARWRYTEKGIKLERFAVLEEFRDKKVGKAILENVLNDIKNHPESKNKALYLHAQIQVVGFYEKFGFQKFGEPFQECDIWHYKMQKLED; this is translated from the coding sequence ATGATTCAGGTACATAAAATCAACGATGCTGAAGAAACCAAGTATGCTATTGGTATCAGAGAACAAGTATTTGTGATAGAGCAAAAAGTTCCTAAAGAAGATGAGTACGATAGTCATGAACAAGAAAGCCATCATTTTTTAGCATATTACGAAAATATGCCTTGTGGAACTGCTCGTTGGCGATATACTGAAAAAGGAATTAAACTCGAAAGATTTGCTGTTTTGGAAGAATTTAGAGATAAAAAAGTAGGTAAAGCAATTTTAGAAAATGTCCTGAATGACATAAAAAATCATCCTGAAAGTAAAAATAAAGCACTATATTTGCATGCTCAAATACAAGTGGTAGGTTTTTACGAAAAATTTGGTTTTCAAAAATTTGGAGAACCCTTCCAAGAATGTGATATTTGGCATTACAAAATGCAAAAATTAGAAGATTAG
- a CDS encoding transcriptional regulator, translating into MKELLKQINKSFDNKIRLAIMAVLVQKKAATFNELKKILGTTDGNLSSNATVLEENQYIEVKKQFIKKKSNTSYHITEQGKLSFKLHIEALNKIIQGHIK; encoded by the coding sequence ATGAAAGAATTACTAAAACAAATCAACAAATCGTTTGACAACAAAATTCGTTTGGCTATTATGGCTGTATTGGTGCAAAAAAAAGCTGCTACCTTCAATGAACTCAAGAAAATTTTGGGTACAACAGATGGCAATTTATCAAGTAATGCTACTGTTCTAGAAGAAAACCAATACATCGAAGTAAAAAAACAATTTATCAAAAAGAAATCAAACACATCTTATCATATTACAGAGCAAGGCAAACTCTCATTCAAATTGCACATAGAGGCTCTGAACAAAATTATACAAGGACATATCAAGTGA
- a CDS encoding UDP-N-acetylenolpyruvoylglucosamine reductase, giving the protein MLVQKDISLKPYHTFGIEVKTKYLIEVHNIEDVKDALNFQKQQNLELLILGGGSNLLFTKDFEGVVIKVTLKGIEKIKEDENSVWLKVAAGENWHEFVLFCIENGWGGVENLSLIPGTVGAAPMQNIGAYGVEIKETFDSLEAYHLQSGEIHQFSKEQCKFGYRESIFKNEVKGQYLITSVVFKLSKKHLLNFSYGDIQQVLARENIEPSISNISQAVIEIRSSKLPNPKEIGNAGSFFKNPFIEKTHFEKLKDLYPQIPVYPVDEKLVKIPAGWLIEQCGWKGYKNGDAGVHAKQALVLVNYGHAKGVEIGELSEMIKKSVSEKFGIALHTEVNIV; this is encoded by the coding sequence ATGTTAGTACAAAAAGATATCTCATTAAAGCCTTACCATACATTTGGTATAGAAGTTAAAACAAAATACCTTATAGAAGTTCATAATATAGAAGATGTTAAAGATGCTTTGAATTTCCAAAAACAACAAAATTTGGAGTTACTAATTTTAGGAGGAGGGAGTAATCTGCTTTTTACGAAAGATTTTGAAGGTGTAGTAATAAAAGTAACTTTGAAAGGCATAGAAAAAATAAAAGAAGATGAAAATTCTGTTTGGCTAAAAGTAGCTGCAGGGGAAAATTGGCATGAGTTTGTACTTTTTTGTATTGAAAATGGATGGGGAGGAGTGGAAAATCTTTCTCTAATTCCTGGGACAGTGGGAGCTGCTCCTATGCAAAATATTGGAGCGTATGGTGTTGAAATCAAAGAAACATTTGATTCTTTGGAGGCTTATCATTTACAAAGTGGAGAAATTCATCAATTCTCAAAAGAACAATGTAAATTTGGTTACAGAGAAAGTATCTTTAAGAATGAAGTAAAAGGTCAATATTTAATTACATCTGTTGTTTTTAAACTCTCTAAAAAACATCTTTTGAACTTTTCTTATGGAGATATTCAACAAGTTTTGGCAAGAGAAAATATAGAACCTTCTATCAGTAATATTAGTCAAGCAGTTATTGAAATAAGAAGTAGCAAACTACCAAATCCTAAAGAAATAGGAAATGCAGGTAGTTTTTTCAAAAATCCTTTTATAGAAAAAACACATTTTGAAAAACTCAAAGACTTATACCCCCAAATACCTGTGTATCCTGTGGATGAAAAATTGGTAAAAATACCTGCTGGTTGGCTTATAGAGCAATGTGGGTGGAAGGGTTATAAAAATGGAGACGCAGGTGTACATGCAAAGCAGGCTTTGGTACTTGTAAATTATGGCCATGCAAAAGGAGTAGAAATAGGGGAGTTATCTGAAATGATAAAAAAATCTGTATCCGAAAAATTTGGTATAGCTTTACACACGGAAGTTAATATTGTATAA
- a CDS encoding histidine kinase — protein MNLYQNKFEFKIVIVGIALFIGFASLYYTNVLVQKLVSREKEQISLFGQALRYTLDRDNEQPITFIFREIVRANNSIPTIVTDENDNILIDRNIDLTGLNEERKQLLLEKELLKMKEEFPPIKIDVGENRYNLLYYRSSDLIYQLKYYPYAQLTVIAIFGLLTYMAFSYSRKAEQNRVWVGLAKETAHQLGTPISSLMAWSEYLKTEKSWNEEVLEEIEKDVYRLEMIAARFSNIGSQTALVPENIALVLQEIIDYLRPRISPKVSIEILNYLPAQTEVKINRYLFEWVIENLIKNAVDAMTGAGKIQIEMRVSAKEKDLFIDISDTGKGIPTAKIKRVFAPGFTTKKRGWGLGLTLAKRIIEEYHKGKIFVKSSEIDKGTKFRIILHQ, from the coding sequence ATGAATTTATATCAAAACAAGTTTGAGTTTAAAATTGTCATTGTTGGCATAGCTCTATTTATAGGCTTTGCATCTCTTTACTATACGAATGTACTTGTACAAAAATTAGTATCAAGAGAAAAAGAACAAATTAGTTTGTTTGGGCAGGCTCTTCGCTATACATTAGATAGAGACAATGAACAGCCTATTACCTTTATATTTAGAGAGATAGTAAGAGCCAATAACTCTATCCCTACAATTGTAACAGATGAGAATGATAATATTTTGATTGACAGAAATATTGATTTGACTGGATTGAATGAGGAAAGGAAACAATTATTACTTGAAAAAGAACTTTTAAAAATGAAAGAGGAGTTTCCTCCTATCAAAATTGATGTTGGAGAAAATAGATATAATCTACTTTATTATAGAAGCTCTGACCTTATTTATCAACTCAAATATTATCCTTACGCACAACTTACAGTTATAGCCATATTTGGCTTACTAACTTACATGGCTTTTAGTTATTCTCGAAAAGCTGAACAAAACAGAGTATGGGTAGGACTTGCCAAAGAAACTGCCCATCAATTAGGTACACCTATATCATCACTGATGGCTTGGTCAGAGTATCTGAAAACAGAAAAAAGTTGGAATGAGGAAGTTTTAGAAGAAATAGAAAAGGATGTTTATCGCTTAGAAATGATAGCAGCCAGATTCTCAAATATTGGTTCTCAGACAGCTCTCGTTCCAGAAAATATTGCATTAGTTTTACAAGAAATTATAGATTATTTACGTCCTCGAATTTCTCCAAAAGTTAGTATTGAAATCCTAAACTATTTACCTGCTCAAACTGAGGTGAAAATTAATCGTTACTTGTTTGAATGGGTAATAGAAAACCTTATTAAAAATGCTGTAGATGCAATGACAGGGGCTGGTAAAATTCAGATAGAAATGCGTGTCTCTGCAAAAGAAAAAGACTTATTTATAGATATTTCTGATACAGGAAAAGGAATTCCAACTGCAAAAATTAAAAGGGTGTTTGCACCAGGGTTTACCACTAAAAAAAGAGGTTGGGGGCTGGGACTTACACTTGCCAAACGTATCATAGAAGAATACCACAAAGGAAAAATCTTTGTGAAATCTTCTGAAATTGACAAAGGAACAAAATTTAGGATTATTTTGCATCAGTAA
- a CDS encoding transcriptional regulator (transcriptional repressor of asnA which codes for aspartate-ammonia ligase) — translation MPQNYQFDKTDFRIINLLLQDANLAYTSIAEKAFVSNGTVHVRMEKLKRLGVVQGSQLKVDYHKLGWDITAFIGIYLDKSSLYDEAVSALEAIPEVVNLHYTTGSYSIFAKIICKDTNHLREVLNEKIQKVGGIQRTETFISLEERLNRPLLLD, via the coding sequence ATGCCTCAAAATTATCAATTTGACAAAACAGACTTTCGCATCATCAATTTGCTTTTACAAGATGCGAATTTGGCTTATACAAGCATTGCGGAAAAGGCTTTTGTATCGAATGGGACAGTACATGTACGCATGGAAAAACTCAAACGTTTGGGTGTGGTACAAGGTTCACAACTCAAAGTAGATTATCATAAATTAGGCTGGGACATTACGGCTTTTATTGGTATTTATCTGGATAAGAGTTCCTTATATGATGAAGCTGTCAGTGCCTTGGAAGCTATCCCTGAAGTAGTTAATTTACATTATACCACAGGGTCTTATAGTATTTTTGCGAAAATCATTTGCAAAGATACCAACCATTTGAGAGAGGTTTTGAACGAAAAAATTCAGAAAGTTGGTGGTATTCAGAGAACAGAAACTTTTATATCATTAGAAGAAAGATTGAATAGACCATTGTTATTAGACTAA